The region TCATGGCGAAAGAGACAAGATGTATATCTGATgccccagcagtcccactcctaggaATGCTTACAGGAATGCTTACCCCAAGAGACAGGTGCAAGAAATGTTCACAGCatctttgtaaaaatgaaaaataacctaAATTTCCTAAATGTGATGTATTCACTAGAGAAATACTATACAGTAATTAAAGCAAATTAACTAGAGCTACATATAGCCCACAGGTGAATCTCACCAATAAAATAATGAGCAAGAAAGAGCAACTTGGGACTTCCCCAGCCATCTAGTGTCTAAGACTCCGAGCTACCAATGcaaagggtgtgggttcaatcccaatGGGggagtgaagatcccacatgcctaaaaaaaattttaaaaaacacaaattgcAGAAGGATGTCTACAGTGGGTCAGGCAATATGAAATGACACTGCTTaggatacacatatacatatgtgcttgaagagaggaaggagaagcccCAGATGCCAGACCAAATGTTATCTGGGGAGGAAGGGCACCCACGGAGCTTCATGTATGTTtgtggcaggtttttttttcttttttttaatgagatgggAGTAAAGGGTATTGTTTATTCCTTATAAATTTCTGCATGTTTGAATTATAACTGTTTAAAAAAGagctaggggacttccctggtggtacagtggttaagaatctgccttgcaatgcagaaggcttcccaggtggcacatcagtaaagaatccacctgccagtacagaagactcgagtttgatccctgcgtcgggaagatcccttggaggaggaaatggcaacccactctagtattcttacctggagaatcccatggacagaggagcctggggagggcgggttacagtccattgggtggcaaagagccagacaccatGGAGCACcaatgctctctctctcttgcaatgtgtgtgtgggggggtgcggatttgatccctggtaggggaactaagatcccacatgccacagagcaactaagcctgctggctgcaactactgaaagcCTCACTccataactagagagtccatgcgccacaatgaaagatcccacacgaCATAGCCAAGTtcatgcatgctgcaactaagacccaacacagccaaaattaaaaaaaaaaaaaaaaagagccaagaCTCATTGAGACTCACACAAAGGGGAAGGGGAAGCTGGGGCCCTACTTGTAGGAAGATTCAGAGTTGCTCTTGCCAACCCTGGAACCCAGGACCCAGAGTAAAGGAGCAAAGGATGCTAAAAGGTTGAGACCCTGAAGGCAAGAGGCTCCCTGTTGAGACAAATGTGATGCTGGACCTCGCTGTTCCAAACTTGCACCCCAGGTGTTGGCCTGAACCCCACCCTGGGGCTGCAGAGAACCCCAGGTGGAGGGCACGGCCGGGAAACCCAGGAGACACATGCCCAGGGGTATTTGTCCTGCCAGAGTCCCCCGCACACTGGCACATGTTGCCTTTCCAACCACCTGGCATGGATACCCTGACAGTTTACAGCACAGATACACCCCCTCAgccacacacgcgcgcacacacacacgcacacacactcctccACCGCCCACTCCGGCCAGGACCCCAGAGCTGGAGATGCTGCAGAACCTGCCAGCTGCAGCCCTGCCAACTgccacccccccccgccccccgcctcctCCTGGGCTGGGTTTTTCCAGCCGGAGCCCCGCTCCCTCTACTGCAAGCTCTGGAAATTGGTGTCTGACGCGGCTGCTCCTGCacgttatttatttatttcctctcctcttcccgCCGAGACGACCCTCCGGTCAGGAGAGCCGCAGCCGGGACGCGGCAGGGGCTGCGGAGGCAGGGAGCACAGAGGGCAGGACCACTCAGGAGCCCCCGGCCCACCCCAAGGGGGCCATGAGCATCAGGCCGGAGGCCCCGCGGGAGGAGGGCGACGCCGGGGACAGGGGCCGGGAGGCAGAGCTTCGGGGCCGAGCCCGGCTGAGCCAGCAGCGCCGGCTCAGACAGGCCACCCAGTTCCTGCACAAGGACTCGGCCGACCTGCTGCCCCTGGACGGCCTCAAGAGGCTCGGCACCTCCAAGGACTGGGTGAGgccaccttctcccctcccctccccggggcGGCTGGGACCCCCTGCTTCTCTGGCTCTGCTGGGAGGGTGCAGACCCCAAGCCTCCAGACACCTGCTTGCCCCCAGGGTAGGGGGAGGCAGCCCTGACTTGTGGGTTCACCTTGACCATTCCCGGCTCCTCACCGGGTTGTTGCCATGGGTTGGTGGCTCTGGGGGACCCTATCTATTGCTCGGCTTCCCTAGAGAGCTCCAGGCTTCCCTCCGGGGAGGTGAAGAGTGCTGGTTAGAGCAGAGGCTTGCAAGGGGCAGTTTATTGCTGGGTCTGGAGGACCGGTGTGTTCAAGGCTGTGATTTGCTCCTCTCCTGAAACCACAGGACCTGGCACACGGGGACTGGACATTCATTGCCCGTCCCCCTCACCCCTGCTAGAACACCCACGGCTCTGGCCTGGGTACTCAGCTCCTCAGGACCCCCCCAGCTCCTCCTAGTTGATGtgtccttccaggctcctttcctTCCATCCCCCTGCAGCAGCTGTGCCCCCCCGCCAAGGATACCGGGTCAGGGAGTGCCCACCAAGGGGTGGGTGAGTTAGGGGACAACTTCATACATGCACCACCCGCCTCCAACAGAGGGAGGGGCTAAAAGTGTGGGCTTCTGCAGAGCCTAGAATCTTGGGTTCAGATCCTGGCTCCAGCACTTAGcaacttgggcaagttactttctgtctctgagccttggtttcttcatttgttacatgaagataaaaataataggtGTAGCTCATAGGGAATGTCAGGATTACATCAGCTAAACCTGTAAAGGGCTTAGCAGAGTGCCTGAGAAATAGGGAGCATCATCTAAAGGCTGTTATTCCTCCAGCTACtcttctgtttttaatgtttcttttggttgcgccgggtcttagttgtggcatgcaaactcttaggtGCAGTAGGTGGGAtctaggtccccaaccagggactgaatgcccccctgcattgggagcacagagtcttaggtgctggactcccagggaagtcccttctccaGTTACTCTTACTCCTCCATTTAGCCGGAGAGAAAGTGAGGTTCACGGGGTCCAGAGAAGACGAGATGGCTCTGGCCTCTGGCTCAGACGAGAGGAGAGCTTCTGTAGAAAGGCTGGGGGCACCCTGTCGCCTCTCTCACCTCGTAGGcagggggatggagaggagggaggcatGTGAGGCCATTTCTGGGGGACCTCGGGCCACTCCAGctgtcccctctccccagaaACCTGGACCCAGACGCAGCCCCTCACTTCTTTTCCTGAACCAGCCCTCCCTCTCCACTTCCTCCCAGCCAAttgttcttcctccaggaagccggCCCAACGGCACCCCCACTCAAGGGAAAAGTGAGCAGACTGAGATTTCAGTTCAGAGAACGGCCTTGCTAGCAGCGGGCACAGCTGAGACCCCAAGGGAGCAGGGAAGAAGGTTCTCGGCTCTCATCAGCCCACCTTCATCGGTTCGGCCCTGGCACAGTAACACTGCTGTTCCAGCATAGCAGATCAGGCCTTCTGCCCTCAGGACCCTCAAATCAATCTGGAGCAGCTATCTTGTGTGGCTTGGGGAGTGAAGACACAGCAGTTAGGGGGACCCTGTCTCCCTCCCTGGGTGACTCTGGAGCACGATGCATGGGAGTCGGAACAGAGCCTGCGCCCCTTGTGGGAAAGGTAGGCGGGCCGCCCTCCCCAGCCACTCCCAGCGCTCACCGCCCCCTTTCCCAGAGCTGGGCCTTCTGCTGGCAGTCTGCCGGCAGGAGCAGCCTCAAGGGCCTCATTAAGACTAGGGTAGGAAAACAGTCCCAGGCTCCCATGGAAGGAGGGCAGGTGAGGAATCATGTGTGGAGCCTGAAGGGACACAGTCATTCTTCGGTgggcatttattgagtgcctactgtatgcCGAGCCCAGCCCTGTGATATAAAGAGGAGTGAGATACAGACCTGACCTCAAGGGCAGAAAACAGCAGTGAGAGGCATcacagggagggggcaggggatgaGAGATGGAACATTGCCCCGCCTGGTGTGTGGACGGAAGAACGCAAAGAGgtcagagagggcttcctggaggaggtgaaccCTGCCTGGATGACAGTATGCTCTCAGAACCCCAGACTGAAAATCAAAGCCTCCCTCCAGAGAGCAGTTTCTGAACAAGTGAGTTGAGCCAGGCTGGCCTAGAGAAGGGTGAGGACTTTCAGGAGGAGGGATGAgcatggacagaggcctggacAGCCTGGCCCAGGCATGGCAGCGGAGGGAGATGAGGCAGTGGCCAGCTCACCAGGCTGTTACCTCCAGGCAAGCAAAGTGGGAAGAGGAAAGCTCtgatggatttcttttttaatatttttaaaaaatatttatttatttgattgtgccagctcttcattgtggcacatggacaATTAGCTGTCGCACGTGGactctagttccttgaccaagtatcgaaccctggtctcctgcactgggagcgcagagtcttagccactggaccaccagggaggtccctctgATGGATTTCAAGCAAGGGAGAGACATGTTTGGTCTGACGGGTTGCTTTGCGCTTCTCAAACTTTCCTGTGCCTGTGGGTCATTTGCACGTCTTGTTAAAACAAGGTTCACATAGCTTATTTGCACACCTTGTTAAAACaaggttctgattcagtaggtcatGATTCTGTGCTTCTGATGGGTGACAGTAAAGCCGCTGACTTGAGGACGGCACTTGGAGTAGCACAGTCTCAGAGACTCCCTGGCTTTGAGCAGGTGGATTTGAGAGGCAGGTTCTTACGGACTAACAGAGGCATCCCAGGGATTTGGGAGAGCTGTGCTGAATGAATCAGTAAAAGAAGGCAAGGTGGGCTGTAAACACAGGAGGCGAAACTGGTGGAACCGAGAAGTGGCTGGACGGGGCGGAGTGGCTGTGGGTGAAGGACGGGAGGATGGCTCCCAGCTTCCTAGTGAAGAACATTGggacttccctttcttttttgttcttgtttctttgacttcttttcATCACACTGTCAACCCTGGGATCTGCATCTCATGGAAGAATGAggtcagaggaaggaaaaaagaaaagatgtcccCAAATATGTGTTGTAGATAGGAGATAGAATTGCCACCTGCCTCCCAGCATCCCACCAGTGCCTGCAAGGTCATGTCTAACTCAGGAtggaccccccctccccccatctctccATCACTGAGCTATCCATTGGGGCCCTGGAAACCAGTGTGATTTGATGCTGGGGCTTGCTCTACTATCATGATCTCACTGCTGGGACCCTTGGGGAAGCTTCTGCCCCTTCTTACTCTCTGAAGAATTGGGccgggggtggggctgggcaggaGAGCCTGGGACTTGTGAGCTCGGGGACCAAGCAGACCGGGCCCCGGGGTTCAGCATCTCCACATTTTGTGATGGAGCAGCAGCCACACAGCGTGATCCAGAGACGCCTGGTGGTGGAGGGGAGCCCGGGCCAGCCTCAGGGGGAGCCTCCCCGGGCGCAGGCCCCGATTCACAGCCAGGAGAGCAGGACGATGACCAGCAAGCCCGAGAAGCCAGCGCTTCTGGTCAATTGCAAGGTGAGACCCTCTTCTGGGCCCAGCTGCCCTCACCCACCCTCCCTTCTGCCCTGGaggtgaggaggggtggggagccaAGGCACTCCTCCCCCAGCCTAGGCCTAGAACTGGGGTCCTCCACCTTCTTTGCTCCCTGCCTCCCCGTCTGCTGAGGTCCACAGGACTCCTTTCCCGTGAGCCAAGCATCCTCTTTAAACCTGAGTGTGCTCTGCACACGAATGGCGCACACGAGTGGGTAACGCAGCCCTCCTGGGAAAGCTCACGCTCCAGGTCACAGCCTGGTCATCTCTGAGCCCTCCCTGACACAGGCCCGCTCCCTCCTGCCCGTCTCTGCTGGGACCTCCTCTGCCTACTCGCTGGTGTCATCCCATGCCCTTCCAGCCCCagctgtcacctcctccaggaacgCTCCCCTAACTTTCCCAATGGAAGGGCCTTTCATCTGGCTCAACATCTAAGGCTCTAGCCCCTCAACCCACAGAGCTTGACACTCTCTCCCCCAACGGGTGACCTTCTACCCCCCACTGCCGCGGGGGGAGCAGCCTCCCGTCCCCGCTCCCACCTGCCACGCATAGCAGACCTCAGCAAACACGTACAAGGAGGAAATGACTTGTTTTGCGGTATCAAGTGCAAACTCAAAAGAAAGCGACCTCATCCTTCTTCACCTGCAGTGGCGAGTCTGGTACCTGCGTCTCGTTTCCTAATTGGTGCCgcgctccccacctccacccctcctcACTCACACCCCAGATCCCTCTAACAGGAGGCGCTCGGCTCTCCTCTCAGCAAAAGGACTTCCACTCGGTTCCTCCACCTCTGATGGCATTCTCCCCAAACGTATGCGCTCACCACTCACAACTCTTGATCTGATCCACTTCTGTCTCAGCTGTATGACTCTCAGAATAATCACTCTTAAAGACTCAGTTTACTCCCTTCACTCATTTCTGAAAGGGACTTATCAGGGGCTGGGAAAGATGACAGAGTCAGTCCCAGCCCATTCCCCCTTGCGCCTGAGccccccccatcccccgcccccaGGGACTCACGGAGACCCTCCCCTTTTCTCAGTGCCGGGACCAGGAGCTTCAGGTGGCGGTGGACACGGGCACCCAGTACAATCAGATCTCTGCGGGATGCCTCAGCCGCCTCGGGTaaggcggtgtgtgtgtgtgtgtgtgtgtgtgtgtgtgtgtgtgtgtgtaaaccaGTGGGGGAGGGGCTTCTTTTcggggtgatggaaatattctgaaattaggTAGTGATGGTTGCAGAACTCTGCTGTCTACTTTAATAGGGTGACCTTCggcagttccctggtggtctaggggttaggaccctgggctttcactgctgtgacccaggttcaatccctagttgaggaactgacatcccacaagctgcatggcttGGTCACACAAAAAAGTGACTTTCACTATATATatgaactatatctcaataaagctattattttattgatttttttaaaatgtgtatcaaCCTCtactaattttattattattttatttctggccactgtatgcagcatgtgggattttagtacCCTGATCGAACCTGAGCTCCCTGTcatggaagctcggagtcttaaccacaggactaccagggaagtcccaataaaactgttttcttctttttttttttaaagagttggtGGAGGCTCTGGCTGATAAGACTGGATTTAGACCCTATGTGGGGCCAGGGATGGGCTGCAAACCCAAAATGTGGTGGGAGGGACATTaatggtgtgggggtggggggccgtgGTGGCCATAACCCTTGCTTCCCAACTGCAGGTTAGGGAAGAGGGTCCTAAAAGCCCCAGGTGGGGACCTGCACCCAGGGCGCCCAGCCCTGGTGGAGCAGCTGGAGCTACAGCTGGGCCAGGAGACCGTGGAGTGCTCGGCTCAGGTGGTAGGTAAGTCCTCGCTCCGTCAGAGCCCAGCGTCCGTCTCAGCAATTCTATCTCTCCCTCCTGGGTGGGGCAAAGGCAGAGCCTCTCAGCTCCGGCCAACACAGATGAGGCACCCCAGCCCCCAAGATGCTCCCATTATCCCCCAGGTTCTCAGGCTTAGGCGGGGGTGGGCAGAGAAGGGCAAGAGCTGACAGGAGGACAGCAATGTCCTCAAATGGTTCCCGCAGATGTGGAGAGTCCTGAACTCTGCCTTGGCCTGCAGACCCTGCTCTCTCTCCAGGTAAGGCGATGCTCACACTGGTACCACACCCTGGCCTGAACCGGGGCCCGGGAAAAAGAGGTAGGGGGCATGGGTGCGAGTGCGTGGGCCAGGCTCCATCACATAAGAAGGGAGTTGGGGACGTGGAATTTTACCCTCAATTCCTTAGAGGTTCCTTATCTGCCTACAACTGAAGAACATGGAGAACTTGGTCCCTTCTCGACAGCAGTCTGGGTGCATGAAAATGGGGAGACGCAAGGAGTAGGGCGCAGTGGGAAGGAAGGGGGTCACCTGCCCAGGTGAGCTCACTGCCCCCACCCACAGTGCTGCATCGACCTGGAGCATCACGTGCTGCGGCTGAAAGCCCCGTTCTCAGAGTTGCCCTTCCTGCCTTTGTACCAAGAGCCCGGCCAGTGACGATGGTAGCCCCGGATGGTCCCCAGGGGAAGACTCCCTGACTCAGGAGGCGAAGCCCTGGGGGATGGGGCATGACTAGAGCTGGGTAGCTGGGGACTCTCCCGCCTGTCACCACCCTGACCCCGCCATCCCGTCTCCCTGGCTGGCGGCCACGCTCCTCTGCTTCTCAGAACCTGCCCTGCCCCCCAAGAAAAACGTTTCCTAGAAAGGGCCCAAGACCTCAGGGTtctggtttccctgtcctccctTATACCCTCCCAAGAACAGAGCCACATCAGGACTGCAGAAAAGGACATCAGCAAAGCAGGGCTCCAGGCTGGGCCCTGGCGCGGCCAGGGTGCCCCGAGTTCGGGGCTGCAAACTGCTGCCTATCCCTGCCTGCCCTGTCCACCCTGAACACCCCCGAGGCCTTGACTCCACATTGCTCACCTCACAACTAGCCTGCCCCCTTACCGGCCCTGGGCCCTGGCCCTGCTGGCCCACGTTTCTGACTTTGTGCTCGGCTGAGCAAGAGAGAAACCGTCATCATGACGGGGACGTTGTCGGGAGAGAAGCGCCCAGTCCACGAGGCTGTGGGCTCTTTCATCAGTTGCCTTTTCTGGGGCTACAAACAACTGAAGCCGGTTACTGTTTTGATTGCCCCGTGCACACCCTGGATATACCTCTATGACTTACTCCAAACACTTGCCCTCCACCTGCTTCCTCACCTGCTGGGCCCCTGAACTTCGGGTGGGGGGCATGTGGAGAACTGCCCCCCAAGCCAGACAGGAGGGTGGGATTGTCAGCACCGACTTTACCTGGCCAGTATTCCTTACTTCCAGAACTATCCACCTCATTCAACCTTCTTCCCGCCCCTCACCTCTGGCCTCCTGAGCTTGAGCTCATCTTCTCTGGCACCGGAAGCTCTTCCcaaccctcaccccaccccagccctgagtCCAGTAAAGACCCAAGGAGGCTCTGCCACCTTCACTGTGAACAGAGGATCCCAAACCTTAAAGTCCAGGCGCCTGGTGTCCTTCTGGCAGGTCTGAGTCTCAAATTTGGGGGAAGAGTTAAACAGTGGTATAGGTAACCTGACCAGGGGACTATGCCCCTTGGGTTGGAAACAAAACCTGGAGCCCGCACTAAGTTAGACCAGAGCAGGCCCAGGAAAGGCCGTGCCCCCTGGGCATACCTTCCTCAGCTATGTCCCTGGCACAGGTGCAGGAGTGTGGTGGCCCCTGCTGTCACCCTCCATGATCCCTGCGCTCCTGGGTCTCACCCTGTTGCTCTCCCTTCCACCTGTTGCTTCTGCCATTGCAGACCCCAGGCCCAAGAATGCCCTCAGCTCAG is a window of Odocoileus virginianus isolate 20LAN1187 ecotype Illinois chromosome 23, Ovbor_1.2, whole genome shotgun sequence DNA encoding:
- the NRIP2 gene encoding nuclear receptor-interacting protein 2, whose protein sequence is MLQNLPAAALPTATPPRPPPPPGLGFSSRSPAPSTASSGNWCLTRLLLHVIYLFPLLFPPRRPSGQESRSRDAAGAAEAGSTEGRTTQEPPAHPKGAMSIRPEAPREEGDAGDRGREAELRGRARLSQQRRLRQATQFLHKDSADLLPLDGLKRLGTSKDWQPHSVIQRRLVVEGSPGQPQGEPPRAQAPIHSQESRTMTSKPEKPALLVNCKCRDQELQVAVDTGTQYNQISAGCLSRLGLGKRVLKAPGGDLHPGRPALVEQLELQLGQETVECSAQVVDVESPELCLGLQTLLSLQCCIDLEHHVLRLKAPFSELPFLPLYQEPGQ